The following are from one region of the Magallana gigas chromosome 6, xbMagGiga1.1, whole genome shotgun sequence genome:
- the LOC105338541 gene encoding uncharacterized protein, translating to MYAVVFCLAFFGLVQGIQHRDILDLYKYRYHGNGIFFEATHGGTCSYDPPSMPPVARYIDRTIAINPRQFYRGYACGVCFRVNIAGKSNGGAQVDETFTVFVKDYCPNCMPGIPLLTDDVDGRMWMEMQAIQCPVGNTTLEYKFQGSGPYYIKLQVRNARIPPTKVEIYQPKWRQWTPLAHTTDGFWTFGTEPVERPVKPPFRIRLTAANGERIVDSVPDLVNGVVMQGDGKQFKFDPNLPK from the exons ATGTATGCAGTTGTGTTTTGTCTTGCATTTTTTGGACTAGTGCAGGGAATTCAACATAGAGATATTTTGGATCTTTACAAATATAGATACCATGGGAAT GGTATATTTTTTGAAGCTACGCACGGAGGAACGTGTAGCTACGACCCCCCGAGCATGCCCCCCGTGGCCCGGTACATAGACAGGACCATCGCCATCAACCCCCGCCAGTTCTACCGGGGATACGCGTGTGGTGTTTGCTTTAGG GTAAACATAGCTGGCAAATCTAATGGTGGGGCTCAAGTCGATGAGACATTTACCGTATTTGTTAAAGACTACTGTCCAAATTGTATGCCAG GGATACCCCTTTTAACGGATGACGTTGATGGAAGAATGTGGATGGAAATGCAGGCAATACAGTGCCCAGTAGGAAATACAACACTGGAGTACAAATTTCAGGGCAGCGGTCCTTACTATATAAAGCTTCAAGTCAGAAATGCAAG AATTCCTCCAACAAAAGTAGAAATATATCAACCGAAGTGGCGACAGTGGACACCCTTGGCTCACACCACTGATGGCTTTTGGACATTTGGTACAGAACCTGTTGAAAGACCAGTAAAACCACCTTTCCGAATTCGTTTGACTGCAGCAAATGGAGAAAGAATAGTTGACAGTGTTCCCGATTTAG tcaACGGAGTTGTAATGCAAGGTGAtggaaaacaatttaaatttgatcCAAACTTACCAAAATAG
- the LOC105338579 gene encoding cartilage matrix protein, with protein MKVYAALLIIAFGSALTTSSPLKDFGITECQDSMADVVFVLDSSASIWEPDFNRQVDFVKNIVKQFKIGPNNTQVGIVTFGQYNTLRFHLKKYHDSEELQRAIGWIRFKPGRTTNTGGAIKYMSNEMFSEKNGARENFPKVAVVITDGKSTETKKTIEAARVAREMGIHLFAIGVGKKYDRNELEKIANKPSDEYVFTVDNYSALKNILNVFAVKTCQVTTTPKPTTTTTIATTTTTVPTTTTTEPTTTTTDPTTTTTEPTTTTFSYRIGEQSDHPFVKACNGKPADVYFVMDSSRSIGSSNYQKQKMFVSKLLSAFDISNSNTRIGVVTYSNDVKVDIPLGSISTLPELQKAVNNLPYHARGTNTGDAIHFVRKVGFVKGVARPEVAHIMIVLTDGLSMDSEKTRRESSLAHDAGIYVFAIGIGKGVDTVELGAIASNPDKNFLFHVENFDALSSIRTLLATRTCEVLPKDEAVSTSVVPLPKYGLMDIVFVYDVFGIGAQKTLIINKFISSIVRRITIGMGDIWVGRLIADCPDMTQNGLVPVTSWNDNSKITFPGLGSLIEKLDVFFDSNGGRYNARRTVVVFVDEQEQNVMDVVSKLHSLQNMNVITIILGEEEKYILEETSTRKYFYVPSYNELLQFTFPCLKQLCFCDSV; from the exons ATGAAAGTCTACGCAGCCTTATTAATT ATAGCCTTTGGATCGGCCTTGACAACGTCTAGTCCCCTAAAAG ATTTCGGTATAACAGAATGTCAAGACAGCATGGCAGATGTTGTCTTTGTCCTGGATTCCTCCGCTAGTATTTGGGAGCCTGATTTTAACAGACAGGTggattttgttaagaacatcgtCAAGCAGTTCAAAATTGGACCAAACAACACGCAAGTAGGAATCGTAACATTTGGCCAATACAACACGCTTCGGTTTCATCTTAAGAAATACCATGACAGCGAAGAGCTACAGAGAGCTATTGGTTGGATCCGCTTCAAACCTGGTAGAACAACCAATACCGGAGGTGCTATCAAATATATGTCCAATGAAATGTTCTCAGAGAAAAATGGCGCCAGAGAAAATTTCCCTAAAGTAGCCGTTGTCATTACGGATGGAAAATCTACCGAGACGAAAAAAACCATCGAGGCCGCACGAGTTGCGCGTGAAATGGGGATTCATTTGTTTGCCATAGGTGTGGGAAagaaatatgacagaaatgaattAGAAAAAATTGCCAACAAACCATCTGATGAATATGTTTTCACGGTTGACAACTACAGTGCTTTGAAAAACATCCTGAACGTATTTGCAGTCAAAACTTGCCAAG tGACAACAACACCGAAACCGACAACCACAACGACAATAGCCACAACAACCACCACAGTACCTACCACTACCACCACAGAACCTACCACTACCACCACAGATCCTACCACTACCACCACAGAGCCTACAACTACCACTTTTTCTTACAGAATTGGGGAGCAGAGTGATCATCCCTTCGTTAAAG CATGCAATGGAAAACCAGCGGATGTGTACTTCGTAATGGACTCCTCAAGGAGCATCGGGTCCAGCAACTACCAGAAACAGAAGATGTTTGTCAGCAAACTCCTGAGTGCCTTTGACATTTCAAACTCCAACACTAGAATCGGGGTTGTGACGTACAGCAATGACGTCAAGGTTGACATTCCTCTTGGTTCTATCTCAACACTCCCGGAACTTCAGAAAGCTGTTAACAATCTCCCGTACCATGCAAGAGGTACCAACACGGGAGATGCCATACATTTCGTAAGAAAAGTCGGATTCGTCAAAGGCGTTGCTAGACCGGAAGTAGCCCATATAATGATCGTTCTTACTGATGGCCTCTCGATGGATTCCGAGAAAACACGCAGAGAGTCTTCTCTGGCTCACGATGCTGGAATCTATGTGTTTGCCATTGGAATTGGCAAAGGGGTCGACACAGTAGAACTCGGTGCCATTGCCAGCAACCCGGACAAAAATTTCCTTTTCCATGTCGAGAATTTTGATGCCCTAAGTTCCATCAGAACACTGCTCGCCACAAGAACTTGTGAAGTGTTGCCAAAAGACGAAGCAGTTTCAACCAGTG TTGTACCACTACCGAAATATGGACTAATGGACATCGTTTTTGTTTACGATGTATTCGGAATTGGAGCCCAGAAGACTCTTATCATCAACAAATTCATCTCGTCCATCGTAAGAAGGATAACTATTGGAATGGGAGACATCTGGGTTGGTCGTCTGATTGCGGATTGTCCGGATATGACGCAAAATGGTCTGGTTCCGGTAACATCCTGGAATGATAACTCCAAGATTACGTTCCCGGGACTAGGAAGCCTCATTGAGAAACTGGATGTCTTCTTTGACAGTAATGGCGGCCGATACAACGCGCGGCGTACAGTGGTTGTGTTTGTGGATGAGCAGGAACAGAACGTAATGGACGTGGTCTCCAAGCTCCACTCTCTCCAAAACATGAACGTCATCACCATCATCCTGGGGGAGGAGGAGAAATACATCCTGGAGGAGACCAGCACCAGGAAGTATTTCTATGTTCCCAGTTACAACGAACTTCTCCAGTTCACGTTTCCGTGTTTGAAACAGCTTTGTTTCTGTGATTCCGTGTAA
- the LOC105338560 gene encoding tyrosine-protein kinase receptor Tie-1, producing the protein MKHLQTFVLFFCCIAVSQAARRKREWCRPVDTETECHTGILGGSCHMHDGMCCCPPIFPGKREVGHCAMVWDWNCPPGCTMVTDCQDRCGAPGQYCCWCTSHGAQK; encoded by the exons ATGAAACATTTACAAACCTTTGTATTGTTTTTCTGCTGTATTGCCGTTTCACAAGCTGCAAGAAG GAAGAGAGAATGGTGCCGCCCCGTAGACACAGAGACAGAGTGTCACACCGGTATCCTCGGTGGTTCCTGTCACATGCATGACGGCATGTGCTGCTGTCCTCCTATCTTCCCAg ggAAGAGAGAAGTGGGTCACTGTGCCATGGTTTGGGACTGGAACTGTCCCCCGGGCTGTACCATGGTGACGGATTGTCAGGACAGGTGTGGCGCCCCTGGACAGTACTGCTGCTGGTGCACCTCCCACGGGGCTCAAAAGTGA
- the LOC105338569 gene encoding uncharacterized protein, whose translation MSSSSSSSSSGIFQTENRATTQISRLKQEYDRRLLHYEKEFDVSLSRMVNRERGLKESMLAYTERMRKITNTKHSMDGMLAQESSPLYVRAKHIPKFPVTKNKTRRPASFDELIGKNANSNSNKPRREKPKSASRLSLPLLPDRYKKNSHNVKISFVSASDLYDIVDFSIRNKGNKEETLRYLGMESSNSQSSPSPTDRPAAGGGNRKTSRNGSKLASLSPTPQNNKGFSALPTLPPIESAEKDSNDEADNSDTDSDSLDLNKASVEAFKRRPNRAKRMQINKPGLDDIPENDVTSQKRSAKSERTLPSPPPKHSPRNVINMQSHLMSIPEHDASGDELMAPDRKRMGRLSRREIGGQNSIRLEPFSVSERSTVKEQEETDQHLKMKLKAQKRFKKLIFLRDVPERHHRF comes from the coding sequence ATGTCTTCTTCGTCCAGTTCAAGTAGCTCTGGAATTTTTCAAACGGAAAACCGTGCCACAACTCAGATTTCACGTTTAAAACAAGAGTACGATCGACGACTTCTGCATTACGAAAAAGAATTCGATGTGTCTCTTTCTAGGATGGTGAATCGCGAACGAGGACTGAAGGAGTCCATGTTGGCCTACACAGAACGTATGCGCAAGATTACGAACACCAAACATAGTATGGATGGAATGTTGGCTCAGGAGTCATCGCCATTATACGTCAGAGCCAAACACATTCCAAAGTTCCCTGTCACAAAAAATAAGACAAGAAGACCGGCATCTTTTGACGAACTCATTGGGAAAAATGCAAATTCAAACTCAAATAAACCGAGGAGAGAAAAACCGAAGTCGGCTTCGAGACTTTCGCTTCCGTTGCTACCGGACCGCTACAAAAAGAATTCCCATAACGTGAAAATAAGTTTCGTCAGTGCTTCTGATTTGTACGATATAGTGGATTTCAGTATACGAAATAAAGGAAACAAAGAGGAAACTCTAAGATATTTGGGTATGGAAAGTTCAAACAGTCAGTCTTCGCCATCGCCTACCGACCGCCCCGCGGCAGGCGGGGGAAACCGGAAGACGTCAAGGAACGGAAGTAAACTTGCCAGTTTATCCCCGACACCCCAAAACAACAAAGGATTCAGTGCTCTGCCGACTCTACCGCCGATTGAAAGCGCTGAGAAAGACAGTAACGATGAAGCTGACAATTCGGACACTGATAGTGACAGTCTAGACTTGAATAAAGCAAGTGTGGAAGCTTTCAAAAGGAGACCGAACCGTGCTAAACGAATGCAGATCAATAAACCGGGTCTTGATGACATCCCAGAAAATGACgtcacttctcaaaagagatcAGCAAAAAGTGAAAGAACGTTGCCATCTCCACCCCCGAAGCATTCCCCGAGAAATGTGATCAATATGCAATCTCATCTTATGTCCATTCCGGAACACGATGCGTCGGGCGATGAACTAATGGCCCCCGACAGGAAGAGAATGGGTAGACTTAGCCGCCGTGAGATTGGAGGACAGAATTCGATTCGGCTTGAACCTTTCTCTGTGTCTGAAAGGAGCACGGTCAAAGAACAGGAAGAAACAGACCagcatttaaaaatgaaattgaaagcgcagaaacgttttaaaaagttgatCTTTCTTCGGGATGTTCCGGAGAGGCATCATCGATTTTGA
- the LOC105338530 gene encoding expansin-YoaJ, giving the protein MTPLILLFLSGFLEAAKHQGILNLYHHKYSGDGTYYGTGDGGTCSYSPPSMPPVARHINKLVALNAPQFFGSLSCGMCFRVHGTGQGAGNDPITGTFTAFVKDLCPECHAGALDLAENGDGRWKIEIQAIQCPVGNGKIEYKFQGSNNWYLKLQIRNARIPATGVEMYQPKSNRWSALHHTTDGFWVFGSDPVDKPVVFPIRVRLTAANGQAIQDHVPRLGNDVVLHGDGVQFNLDHSLPH; this is encoded by the exons ATGACACCTTTGATTCTTTTGTTTCTTTCCGGCTTTTTGGAGGCAGCAAAGCACCAAGGGATTCTTAATTTATATCATCATAAATACTCAGGAGAC GGTACCTATTATGGGACCGGTGATGGGGGCACCTGCAGTTATTCCCCTCCAAGCATGCCCCCTGTGGCCAGACACATCAACAAATTGGTGGCGCTGAATGCTCCCCAATTCTTTGGGTCCTTATCCTGTGGAATGTGTTTTAGG GTTCACGGGACAGGTCAGGGAGCCGGGAATGACCCCATAACTGGAACTTTCACTGCTTTTGTCAAAGACCTTTGTCCAGAATGCCATGCTG GTGCCTTAGATTTAGCTGAAAATGGAGATGGTAGATGGAAAATAGAAATCCAAGCTATTCAGTGTCCAGTTGGCAATGGGAAGATTGAGTACAAATTTCAAGGGAGCAATAATTGGTATCTGAAACTTCAAATCAGAAATGCAAG AATTCCGGCCACAGGTGTAGAAATGTACCAACCTAAGTCTAATAGATGGTCAGCGTTACATCACACTACTGATGGATTCTGGGTATTCGGAAGTGACCCTGTGGATAAACCGGTTGTCTTCCCCATCCGAGTCCGTTTGACTGCCGCTAATGGCCAGGCAATCCAGGACCACGTACCTCGCTTAG GCAATGATGTCGTGTTACACGGAGATGGGGTTCAGTTTAACTTGGATCATTCTTTACCTCACTAA